The proteins below come from a single Candidatus Eisenbacteria bacterium genomic window:
- the pstA gene encoding phosphate ABC transporter permease PstA — MRIGTRKLIDRSFSGLGFFSVALMGLAVLVILAPIITRGLGAFVFKGTVEFRRMQLENFERGHREAIEKEILQAAAARKPVYAMIETFKSEIDSMKINEKLRYRKQLKEVEGDIAVLLGPKPGDPRRVLPRQQYGQTRWDRAQVKLRQVIFRTEYDYSDTASMGTEVFVPRANDFAGTALAGLFPYLEEHIEEMLAPRITFYPRFLSDISIDSHLFGGIRAEVLGTLFLAIGAMFFALPMGVLSAVYLVEYSREGRIISLLRTCVSTLAGVPSIVFALFGLAFFINTMKVTESKSVLAGSLTLACLILPTVIRASEEALRAVPNTYREASMSLGAGKWRTIVTVVLPAAIPGILTGTVISLGRAAGETAPIIFTAAVSVGEPLNLFKAKFWEVLSQPTPALPWNIYNLCTEHEAVDEIRHVQYGMVLTLVLLVLVLNTTAIIMRARISRKLKG; from the coding sequence TTCCTTTTCAGGTCTGGGTTTCTTCTCTGTCGCCCTGATGGGATTGGCGGTACTGGTGATTCTGGCGCCTATTATCACCCGGGGTCTGGGCGCCTTTGTTTTCAAGGGAACGGTCGAGTTCCGCCGGATGCAGTTAGAGAATTTTGAACGGGGCCATCGGGAGGCGATTGAGAAAGAGATCCTGCAGGCGGCCGCCGCGCGCAAGCCTGTTTATGCCATGATTGAGACTTTTAAATCTGAAATAGATTCAATGAAGATCAATGAGAAATTGAGATACCGCAAACAGCTGAAGGAAGTCGAGGGTGATATCGCGGTCTTGCTCGGTCCCAAACCGGGTGACCCCCGGCGTGTTCTTCCACGGCAGCAGTACGGCCAGACCCGCTGGGACAGGGCTCAGGTCAAGCTCCGTCAGGTTATCTTTCGCACGGAATACGATTACTCCGACACGGCCAGTATGGGGACTGAAGTCTTCGTGCCGCGCGCGAATGACTTTGCGGGGACGGCTTTGGCCGGCCTCTTTCCATATCTCGAAGAACACATTGAGGAAATGCTGGCGCCCCGGATCACATTCTATCCGCGGTTTCTATCCGATATATCGATCGATTCACATTTATTTGGCGGGATCCGCGCCGAGGTTTTGGGAACTCTCTTTTTGGCCATCGGCGCCATGTTCTTTGCCCTGCCGATGGGCGTTCTGTCCGCCGTTTATCTTGTCGAGTATTCCCGGGAAGGTCGAATTATCAGCCTATTGCGGACCTGCGTCAGCACCTTGGCCGGCGTTCCCAGCATTGTCTTCGCCCTGTTCGGTCTCGCCTTCTTTATCAATACAATGAAGGTCACCGAGAGCAAATCGGTTCTCGCCGGATCGTTGACCTTGGCCTGTTTGATACTACCAACGGTCATCAGGGCTTCCGAGGAGGCCCTTCGCGCTGTTCCGAACACATACCGCGAGGCTTCTATGAGTCTTGGAGCGGGGAAATGGCGCACAATCGTCACCGTGGTTCTGCCGGCCGCCATACCTGGAATCCTCACTGGAACCGTCATCAGTTTGGGACGCGCCGCTGGTGAGACGGCGCCGATCATCTTTACCGCGGCGGTCAGTGTAGGGGAACCGCTGAACCTATTCAAAGCAAAGTTCTGGGAGGTTTTGTCTCAGCCGACGCCGGCGCTCCCCTGGAATATTTATAATCTTTGCACAGAGCATGAAGCCGTTGACGAAATCCGGCATGTACAATATGGAATGGTTCTTACATTGGTTCTCCTGGTGCTGGTTTTGAACACGACCGCGATTATTATGCGGGCACGGATATCAAGAAAACTGAAAGGGTAA
- the pstB gene encoding phosphate ABC transporter ATP-binding protein, whose amino-acid sequence MEATKFKLAVPEQKKDFFKDAPEKFPQIRAENFSVFYGSNEAVKKVTLNIAQGLVTAIIGPSGCGKSTFLRAINRMNDLIPHCRPAGDLHFMDDNIYGSQIDVTSLRQHVGMVFQKPNPFPKSIYDNVAYGPRILGIRKKGKLLDIVEQSLSRAALWDEIKDRLAENALGLSGGQQQRLCIARALAMNPDVLLMDEPTSALDPKSTGRIEDLIGELRGEYTIVIVTHNMQQAARVSDFTAFLYEGWLIEYGLTRQLFTKPEKKQTEDYITGRFG is encoded by the coding sequence ATGGAAGCGACAAAATTCAAACTCGCCGTGCCTGAACAAAAGAAGGACTTTTTCAAAGATGCTCCGGAGAAATTCCCCCAAATCCGGGCTGAGAATTTTTCAGTTTTTTACGGCTCCAATGAGGCTGTCAAAAAAGTAACCCTCAATATCGCCCAGGGTCTTGTCACGGCGATTATCGGACCGAGTGGATGCGGCAAGAGCACTTTTTTGAGAGCCATCAACCGTATGAATGATCTCATCCCACATTGCCGGCCCGCCGGGGACTTGCATTTTATGGATGATAATATCTACGGGTCACAAATTGATGTCACCTCATTAAGGCAACATGTTGGGATGGTTTTTCAGAAGCCGAATCCATTTCCCAAATCGATTTATGACAATGTCGCCTATGGGCCGAGAATTCTCGGGATCAGGAAGAAAGGCAAGCTCCTCGACATTGTGGAGCAGAGTCTTTCACGAGCGGCTTTGTGGGATGAAATCAAGGATCGTTTGGCGGAAAACGCCCTCGGCTTATCGGGGGGGCAGCAACAACGGTTATGTATTGCACGGGCGCTTGCCATGAATCCGGATGTTCTTCTCATGGATGAACCAACCTCGGCTTTGGATCCGAAATCTACAGGGCGCATTGAGGATTTGATTGGAGAGCTTCGCGGAGAGTATACTATTGTCATTGTGACACATAATATGCAACAAGCCGCCCGGGTCTCTGATTTTACGGCCTTCCTATATGAAGGATGGCTGATTGAATATGGATTGACCCGGCAGCTTTTCACTAAACCCGAAAAGAAACAGACGGAAGATTACATCACCGGCCGGTTTGGATAA
- the phoU gene encoding phosphate signaling complex protein PhoU, whose translation MPMHLQNEIERLKKMILALSAVVESNVRKAVNSMEKADREAAQEVIAADSEIDRMEVDVEEECLKALALYQPVAVDLRFVIAVLKINNDLERIGDLGVNIAKRATYICNYPTIRAPFEFGELCRKTIDMLRYSLDGLMRMDLERARTVLAIDDEVDAINRQAYAKVFAAMHENPDNAEVLFSYLSASRHLERIADYATNIAEDVIYLINGKIVRHTEISAAWAAEGPEDRR comes from the coding sequence ATGCCGATGCATTTGCAGAATGAAATTGAACGTCTGAAAAAAATGATTTTGGCTTTGAGCGCTGTTGTTGAGAGCAATGTCCGCAAGGCCGTGAATTCAATGGAAAAGGCCGACCGGGAGGCCGCCCAAGAAGTTATCGCGGCGGATTCAGAAATCGACCGGATGGAGGTTGATGTCGAAGAGGAATGCCTCAAAGCTCTGGCCCTCTACCAGCCCGTGGCTGTTGATCTTAGATTCGTTATTGCTGTTTTGAAAATTAATAATGATTTGGAGCGTATCGGCGATCTCGGTGTCAATATTGCGAAACGGGCGACCTATATCTGCAATTATCCGACAATCCGCGCTCCTTTTGAATTCGGGGAGCTCTGTCGTAAGACAATAGATATGTTGCGATACAGCTTGGACGGACTCATGCGGATGGATCTTGAGCGGGCCCGGACGGTTCTTGCCATTGATGATGAAGTCGATGCGATTAACCGGCAGGCCTATGCAAAAGTATTCGCGGCCATGCATGAAAATCCTGACAATGCGGAGGTTCTCTTCAGCTATCTCTCCGCCAGCCGGCATCTTGAAAGAATCGCCGATTATGCCACGAATATTGCAGAGGATGTCATTTATCTCATCAATGGGAAAATCGTCCGCCATACCGAGATATCCGCCGCCTGGGCTGCCGAAGGGCCGGAAGATAGGCGCTGA
- a CDS encoding LysR family transcriptional regulator, whose product MRIRTSIWIEDEDGQVVYGLGRQRILVAIRETGSIKAAAAELNMSYRGLWARLRHSERRLGFSLVDSKPGRGKSGGTTLTPEANELLDRYQRVLNEVYSASEAVFTKSLSGLFRKHESDKPGSQRHDASAS is encoded by the coding sequence ATGCGAATCCGAACCAGCATTTGGATTGAGGATGAAGACGGCCAAGTTGTCTACGGTTTGGGACGTCAACGAATTCTCGTCGCCATCCGCGAGACGGGATCGATTAAAGCGGCGGCCGCGGAATTGAATATGTCGTATCGCGGACTTTGGGCCCGCCTACGCCATTCAGAGCGGCGGTTGGGATTTTCTCTTGTCGATTCGAAGCCGGGCCGGGGCAAATCTGGTGGAACGACGCTAACTCCAGAGGCCAACGAACTCCTGGATCGCTATCAAAGGGTCCTCAATGAGGTTTATTCCGCTTCCGAAGCGGTCTTTACAAAATCCCTGAGTGGGCTCTTCCGAAAACATGAATCTGATAAACCTGGATCACAACGCCACGACGCCTCTGCTTCCTGA
- a CDS encoding cysteine desulfurase, with translation MNLINLDHNATTPLLPEVRKLMTEAMEQLPGNPSSLHREGRRALEAIEKARGSVARLIGASAEEIVFTSGGTEANALALMGTLFRTGKALMISAIEHPSVMETAAHLARLGHVVQHVSPDNEGRVSIEAVKEGLSEDVGLVSLQLANNETGVLQPVGDLRYRIGGNDLIIHTDAVQAAGKIPVSVRDLNVQLMTLSAHKMGGPKGIGALWIDSESTPLPILHGGLQERGLRAGTQNVIGIAGFGAAAELAMKRLSQPDANPSRLRDRLETEVQSRLLGTVVMGGGAERVPNTSCIAFRNLEGAALVQLLDLKGVAASTGAACEARSNDYSHVLRAMAVPESLARGAVRFSLGLDITEKEITEAIGIIVEAVEELEGYSSAVRRIIR, from the coding sequence ATGAATCTGATAAACCTGGATCACAACGCCACGACGCCTCTGCTTCCTGAAGTTCGGAAGTTGATGACGGAGGCAATGGAGCAGCTGCCTGGGAACCCATCCAGCCTTCACAGGGAGGGCCGGCGTGCCCTGGAAGCCATTGAAAAAGCCCGGGGGTCGGTCGCCCGGCTCATCGGCGCTTCGGCCGAGGAGATCGTCTTTACCTCCGGTGGAACAGAAGCCAATGCGCTCGCATTGATGGGGACCCTCTTCCGAACCGGCAAAGCGCTGATGATCTCGGCCATAGAACATCCCTCGGTGATGGAGACCGCGGCCCATCTCGCGAGATTGGGACATGTTGTTCAGCACGTTTCGCCGGATAACGAGGGGCGTGTCTCCATCGAGGCCGTCAAGGAAGGTTTGAGTGAGGACGTCGGCCTTGTCAGCCTGCAACTGGCGAATAATGAGACGGGAGTCCTGCAGCCGGTCGGTGATTTGCGGTACCGGATTGGTGGAAATGACCTCATCATTCACACGGACGCCGTTCAGGCCGCCGGGAAAATACCCGTCAGCGTCAGGGATCTCAATGTGCAACTCATGACCCTTTCGGCGCACAAAATGGGCGGTCCCAAGGGCATCGGCGCCCTGTGGATCGATTCGGAATCGACGCCCTTGCCGATACTGCACGGAGGTCTACAGGAGCGGGGCTTGCGGGCCGGGACCCAAAATGTGATCGGCATCGCCGGATTCGGCGCCGCCGCCGAGCTGGCCATGAAAAGGCTCTCCCAGCCCGACGCGAATCCATCGAGATTGAGAGACCGGTTGGAGACGGAGGTCCAAAGCCGTCTTTTGGGAACCGTAGTTATGGGGGGAGGAGCTGAAAGGGTTCCCAACACATCTTGTATCGCCTTTAGGAACCTCGAAGGCGCGGCCCTTGTACAACTTCTGGATCTCAAGGGGGTCGCCGCATCAACCGGCGCGGCCTGTGAAGCCCGATCGAACGACTATTCACATGTGCTCCGGGCCATGGCGGTTCCGGAATCACTGGCCAGAGGCGCGGTTCGCTTTTCACTGGGCCTTGATATAACCGAGAAGGAAATTACCGAGGCAATCGGGATCATCGTTGAAGCTGTTGAAGAACTGGAAGGGTACTCGTCTGCAGTTCGACGAATCATTCGATAA
- the fdhD gene encoding formate dehydrogenase accessory sulfurtransferase FdhD: protein MRSVRITRLTEKRKERVEDLLIREERFDLYLNGKHLIALVCLPSDLKAFIVGFLVNEGILSAPYTVDLDIDEAAARIDAHGDFHDTAIQDFFAKKTLTSGCGSGVTGQDLEEPIPCLKVDTDFRIQREVISNFMHVMKEEASLFQQTGGAHIAALADAQGRLLMKTEDIGRHTAVDKVIGMALLSGIDPSRCVLFSSGRLSSEITAKAIHARTPVLVSRGAPTDLAVRLARRFLLTLVGFARGRRMNIYSAAERIIE from the coding sequence ATGCGCTCTGTCCGGATTACGCGCCTGACCGAGAAGCGAAAGGAGCGAGTAGAAGATCTTCTGATACGTGAAGAGCGATTTGATCTTTACCTTAATGGAAAACACCTCATTGCGTTGGTCTGCCTGCCCAGTGATCTGAAGGCTTTCATTGTTGGATTTCTGGTCAATGAGGGCATCCTTTCCGCCCCCTATACGGTTGACCTTGACATCGATGAGGCGGCGGCCCGAATCGACGCGCATGGTGATTTTCATGACACCGCCATCCAGGACTTCTTTGCGAAGAAAACACTGACCTCAGGATGCGGTTCCGGGGTCACCGGCCAGGATCTCGAGGAACCGATCCCCTGCCTTAAGGTCGATACCGATTTTCGGATTCAGCGGGAGGTTATCTCGAATTTTATGCATGTCATGAAGGAAGAGGCCTCTCTTTTCCAGCAGACCGGCGGCGCTCATATTGCGGCGCTTGCGGATGCGCAGGGCCGACTTCTTATGAAGACCGAGGATATCGGGCGGCATACGGCTGTCGACAAAGTCATCGGCATGGCTCTTCTATCGGGAATCGATCCCAGCCGGTGCGTTCTCTTTTCCTCCGGAAGACTATCCTCTGAAATCACCGCCAAAGCGATTCATGCACGGACGCCGGTTCTCGTCTCCCGAGGAGCTCCGACCGACCTGGCCGTAAGACTGGCCCGCCGTTTTCTTTTAACATTGGTGGGATTCGCCAGAGGCCGGCGGATGAATATTTACTCAGCAGCTGAGCGCATTATCGAATGA
- a CDS encoding substrate-binding domain-containing protein, translating to MLFRKLLLLTTLLIYCGVLVGCGKDSASERRVLLATTTSTAHSGLLDHLINAFTESTGIRVDFVAVGTGAALKLGEKGDVDVVLVHAAPAEKEFISAGYGEKRIPVMYNDYVLLGPPEDPAGISKCSSFQDAMRSIAEKRAPFISRGDNSGTHMKERACWDLLGITPSGSWYTEAGQGMGGCLLLASETKAYVLSDRGTYLSRFDDLAIQILYEGDPLLYNPYTIMIVKRNLRPDGNYAEAKTFADWLVSAAGQERIAAFRANGKQLFYPDAEGKYAQ from the coding sequence ATGCTATTCCGCAAGCTGTTATTACTTACAACGCTTCTCATATACTGCGGCGTCTTGGTTGGGTGTGGGAAAGATTCGGCGTCTGAACGGCGTGTCCTATTGGCCACGACGACCTCCACGGCGCACAGCGGGCTCCTTGATCATTTGATCAATGCTTTCACCGAATCGACAGGAATCCGCGTCGACTTTGTCGCGGTGGGAACAGGCGCCGCACTGAAACTGGGAGAGAAAGGCGACGTCGATGTTGTTCTGGTCCACGCCGCTCCGGCTGAAAAGGAGTTCATCTCGGCCGGGTACGGGGAAAAGCGTATTCCTGTAATGTACAATGACTATGTTCTCCTCGGCCCGCCGGAGGATCCGGCCGGCATTTCAAAATGCAGTTCTTTTCAGGATGCGATGAGAAGCATCGCCGAGAAGAGGGCTCCATTTATCTCCCGGGGTGACAACTCGGGCACACACATGAAAGAGCGTGCCTGCTGGGATTTATTGGGCATCACGCCGTCCGGATCCTGGTATACCGAAGCGGGTCAGGGGATGGGGGGCTGCCTGTTGCTGGCCAGCGAAACAAAGGCCTATGTCCTTTCGGACCGGGGGACTTACCTTTCCCGCTTCGACGATTTGGCGATTCAAATCCTCTATGAGGGCGATCCTCTCCTTTATAACCCCTATACAATTATGATTGTTAAACGTAATTTGCGGCCGGATGGAAATTATGCTGAGGCAAAAACCTTTGCCGACTGGCTGGTCTCGGCGGCCGGGCAGGAGAGAATCGCGGCATTTCGAGCCAATGGGAAGCAATTATTCTACCCGGATGCAGAGGGAAAGTACGCTCAATGA
- a CDS encoding ABC transporter permease, which yields MNFLFSGVGEALQRIIQLDADLLSALVTTVKVSFASTAIASILSLPLGFLLARHEFHGKHLVLATLKTALAFPTVVVALFVYAFLANQGPLGRLHLLFTPAAIIIGQVLLVVPLIIALVHSVLQSCIGTIHEEARLLGASPVDAFLKTLVEARLGILTALMTGFGRVASEIGVSLILGGNIRGYTRTMTTAISLETNQGNFPQAVALGILLLFIVLLINLGIQIGGRQRGTV from the coding sequence ATGAATTTTCTTTTCAGCGGTGTCGGAGAGGCTTTGCAGAGGATCATTCAACTGGATGCCGACCTGTTGTCCGCCCTCGTCACAACCGTCAAGGTTTCCTTTGCATCAACAGCCATTGCTTCGATATTGTCGCTACCGCTTGGATTTTTATTGGCGCGGCACGAATTCCACGGCAAGCACCTTGTTCTGGCCACTTTAAAGACCGCACTCGCCTTTCCAACAGTCGTGGTGGCTCTATTTGTCTACGCCTTTCTCGCAAACCAAGGACCCTTGGGACGGCTGCATCTCCTCTTTACACCCGCCGCCATCATTATCGGGCAGGTTCTTTTGGTGGTCCCTCTTATCATCGCCCTGGTTCACAGTGTGCTCCAGAGCTGTATCGGGACGATCCACGAAGAAGCGCGACTCCTCGGGGCCTCCCCGGTGGACGCCTTTCTTAAGACGCTGGTGGAGGCCCGATTGGGAATACTCACCGCACTCATGACCGGTTTCGGCCGGGTCGCCTCGGAGATCGGCGTATCACTTATCCTGGGGGGCAACATCCGGGGTTATACACGGACGATGACCACCGCCATATCACTCGAGACGAATCAAGGGAATTTCCCACAGGCGGTGGCGCTCGGGATCCTGCTGCTCTTCATTGTTCTCCTCATTAATCTTGGAATTCAAATCGGGGGGAGGCAGCGTGGAACTGTATAA
- a CDS encoding ABC transporter ATP-binding protein produces the protein MELYNIQGLRFQYPGRFQLDIDEFSLAAGEKLSFVGRNGSGKTTLLRILAFLERPESCTRFSYQGRELNGKSPDRSRMGFLKQQPWIFNNSVSDNLSYSLKVRRLNRKEIHSKVEKMAEWIGLSSHLKEPARSLSGGEQKRLALGRVLIANPEIILLDEPMAHLDGGSQEIVEELLRRCEATLLFTTHDLRLAMSLSDRILTLKGGRISKELPANILVGRCEGSTFISRGGLEIPMLRPAPGPHVVAAIDPHAIVISREPLRSSMQNGFPGRIESIHADENVVWLEIETGEKITAIISRASYEKMELNLHSKVFVSFKSTAVNFM, from the coding sequence GTGGAACTGTATAACATACAAGGGCTTCGATTTCAGTACCCGGGACGGTTTCAATTGGATATTGATGAATTCTCTCTCGCGGCCGGAGAGAAACTCTCCTTTGTGGGCCGCAACGGATCCGGAAAAACGACCTTGTTGAGAATCCTCGCCTTTCTCGAAAGACCCGAATCCTGCACCCGGTTCAGTTATCAAGGCCGGGAATTGAATGGGAAGTCTCCTGATCGAAGCAGAATGGGGTTTCTCAAACAACAGCCTTGGATCTTTAACAATAGTGTGTCCGATAATCTATCCTACAGTCTCAAAGTCCGCCGGCTGAACCGTAAGGAGATCCATTCCAAGGTTGAAAAAATGGCGGAATGGATCGGTTTGTCTTCACATCTGAAGGAACCGGCACGGAGTTTATCCGGAGGAGAACAGAAGCGGCTGGCCCTTGGGCGGGTTCTGATTGCGAATCCCGAGATCATCCTGCTTGATGAGCCCATGGCGCATTTGGATGGGGGCTCGCAGGAGATTGTAGAAGAGCTTCTGCGGCGCTGCGAGGCCACGCTCCTTTTTACAACACATGATCTCAGATTGGCCATGAGCCTATCTGATCGAATCCTAACCCTCAAAGGCGGCCGCATATCGAAGGAGCTGCCGGCGAATATCCTCGTGGGGAGATGTGAGGGGAGCACTTTCATCAGCCGCGGTGGGCTGGAAATACCGATGCTGCGACCCGCTCCAGGACCCCATGTCGTGGCGGCAATCGATCCCCATGCGATTGTTATATCCCGGGAGCCGTTGCGATCCAGTATGCAGAACGGGTTTCCCGGCCGCATAGAATCAATCCATGCGGACGAGAATGTGGTTTGGCTAGAGATCGAGACGGGGGAGAAAATCACGGCCATCATCAGCCGCGCATCGTACGAGAAGATGGAGCTGAATCTTCACAGCAAGGTTTTTGTCTCATTCAAATCCACCGCCGTAAACTTTATGTGA
- a CDS encoding molybdopterin molybdotransferase MoeA, whose amino-acid sequence MTTFRDALRIIFENSVQGLNRIEKDITQTAGFILAEEIESDIDMPDFNRAMMDGYAFRRADVVEGGRLVIAGTIAAGDRAGYRLAPGECVRIMTGAPVPDSADTVIPFEQAFEEGEDREADGASVLFQSIPFLGQHISPKGEDLRRGQQVLPEGHLLGAQEIAILAAVGRRSVKIWAPPVVAYMGTGNELVEPGEPLPAGKIRNSNAYAIGAQIAGTGAVPQYLGIALDDEDDLQNKIGQGLESDFLLLSGGVSRGRYDLVPGILSHMGVEIYFRRLQVQPGHPTLFGMKDHTAVFGLPGNPIATFFAFELYVAPVLRHFQHHPKPDSICYHGVLTGAVSKKSGKTHLIPCVSEWRSGEFYITPMRTNGSADIFSIAGADAIGIIPPDAGSLEVGDRIPFCRLGHQ is encoded by the coding sequence ATGACCACCTTTCGTGACGCCCTGCGCATTATTTTTGAGAACTCTGTTCAGGGTTTGAACCGGATTGAAAAGGATATAACGCAGACCGCGGGCTTTATCCTCGCGGAAGAGATTGAATCGGATATCGACATGCCGGACTTCAACCGCGCCATGATGGATGGCTATGCCTTCCGGAGAGCGGATGTCGTGGAAGGCGGGCGGCTCGTCATTGCCGGGACCATTGCCGCTGGAGATAGGGCGGGGTATCGATTGGCGCCGGGGGAGTGCGTTCGGATTATGACAGGAGCGCCCGTGCCGGATTCCGCCGATACCGTGATACCCTTCGAGCAAGCGTTCGAGGAGGGAGAGGATCGGGAGGCGGACGGCGCCTCGGTTCTCTTCCAGTCGATTCCATTCCTGGGGCAGCACATCTCACCCAAAGGCGAAGATCTCAGACGAGGGCAACAGGTTCTCCCGGAGGGGCATCTTCTGGGGGCGCAGGAGATCGCCATCCTGGCCGCCGTCGGCCGGCGGAGTGTCAAAATCTGGGCTCCGCCCGTGGTGGCATATATGGGCACCGGCAATGAGCTTGTGGAGCCGGGAGAACCTCTGCCTGCGGGGAAAATTCGGAACTCCAATGCCTATGCGATCGGCGCGCAGATCGCCGGGACCGGGGCCGTTCCCCAATATCTCGGTATTGCGTTGGATGATGAAGATGATCTTCAAAATAAGATCGGGCAGGGATTGGAGTCCGACTTCTTGCTGTTATCGGGGGGTGTTTCTCGCGGCCGCTATGATCTCGTGCCCGGCATCCTCTCTCATATGGGAGTCGAGATCTACTTTCGCCGCCTTCAGGTGCAGCCGGGTCACCCGACGCTCTTCGGGATGAAAGATCACACCGCGGTTTTTGGGCTTCCGGGGAATCCCATTGCAACCTTTTTTGCCTTCGAGCTCTATGTCGCACCCGTGCTCCGTCACTTTCAGCATCATCCCAAACCGGATTCCATCTGCTATCATGGAGTATTGACTGGTGCGGTTTCAAAGAAATCCGGCAAAACCCATCTCATCCCCTGTGTGAGCGAATGGAGATCGGGGGAGTTTTATATCACACCGATGCGGACCAATGGATCGGCGGATATCTTTTCCATTGCCGGAGCGGATGCCATCGGCATCATTCCACCGGATGCAGGTTCGCTGGAGGTCGGTGACAGGATTCCATTCTGCAGATTGGGACATCAATGA
- the moaA gene encoding GTP 3',8-cyclase MoaA produces the protein MKDAQGRHIDYLRISLTDLCNFRCVYCMPEGGVEKLSHDQILRREELIAVTQLMVERFGIRKVRITGGEPLIRRGVIDFLREIRCIPDLEDVALTTNGYLLEDLAGDIHDVGVTRLNISLDTLRRDRFQQITRTDGLPKVLRGIEAAIKAGFQPIKLNVVALKETLDEAADFIAFGIEKNIEVRFIELMPFRSEMNASYISNDEVKRAIEKKVSLTKLEDNEASHGPAVRYRVGEGQVPCGFISPVSRPFCTKCNRIRLRGDGKLVPCLKGYTKYDLMPYIRPIFRGDDLAVAIRDLMSNDLKEKCPEHQLHPMSQIGG, from the coding sequence ATGAAAGACGCGCAGGGCCGACACATCGATTACCTTCGGATCTCCTTGACGGATCTTTGCAATTTCCGTTGCGTCTACTGCATGCCGGAGGGCGGGGTAGAGAAGCTTTCGCACGATCAGATCCTGCGCCGGGAAGAACTGATCGCGGTAACTCAGCTCATGGTTGAGCGGTTCGGAATTCGAAAGGTCCGGATCACCGGGGGCGAGCCCCTTATCCGCCGGGGGGTGATCGATTTCCTGCGCGAGATCCGCTGTATCCCTGATCTGGAAGATGTTGCGCTCACGACCAACGGTTATCTGCTCGAGGATCTGGCGGGTGATATCCATGATGTGGGTGTGACACGGCTCAATATCAGCCTTGATACACTGCGCCGTGACCGATTTCAACAAATCACGCGAACGGACGGCCTGCCCAAAGTCCTTCGCGGGATTGAGGCGGCGATCAAAGCTGGATTCCAGCCGATTAAGCTCAATGTTGTTGCTCTAAAGGAAACCCTGGATGAGGCGGCCGATTTTATCGCCTTCGGAATCGAGAAGAATATAGAGGTCCGCTTCATTGAACTCATGCCGTTTCGTTCGGAAATGAATGCCAGCTATATCTCTAATGATGAGGTTAAGAGGGCCATTGAAAAGAAGGTCTCATTGACGAAACTTGAGGACAATGAGGCCTCCCATGGTCCCGCTGTTCGCTACAGAGTCGGCGAGGGACAGGTTCCTTGCGGTTTTATTTCACCCGTGAGCCGCCCTTTTTGTACAAAGTGTAACCGGATTCGCCTGCGCGGCGATGGGAAACTCGTTCCGTGCCTCAAGGGATATACCAAATACGATCTCATGCCCTATATTCGCCCTATTTTCCGCGGGGATGACTTGGCGGTCGCCATCCGGGACCTTATGTCTAACGATTTAAAAGAGAAGTGCCCCGAGCATCAACTTCATCCCATGTCGCAGATAGGCGGTTAG